The region GGAACGGGTTTGTTGTATTTAGATGAAAAATCTAGATTTATCAATGCAGATTCCTTGGAATCGGCTTTAAAAACAAAAGGTGAAAATTTTACAGTTTCCGATTTGATTTATCTAAAAGCAGAAAAAATGGCGGACATTTATGTTCGAGTTTTTTCTGCTTTGGCGAAACAATATAACGTTCCAATTTTAGCCGGTACCATTATTTTACCAAATCCAAAAATCATAAAAGGTAACTTGGTTCTTGATCCGAAAGGCCCATTGTATAACGTAGCTATTCCTTTTTCTGCTGATGGGAAACTTATGGATCCTCTGGTTAAAAAATCAGTTCTAGCAGAAGAAGAAGTTTCCATCCTTACGCCTGGAGAACCAACTCAGGATCGAGTTTGGATTGTTCCTGGATGGAAGGTTGCCATTTTTATTGGTCAGGAAGTTTTTGATTCTAATCTTTACAATCGCCTTGTTGGAAAACCAATTGATGGTTTGATTTCCCCTTCTGCATCGTATCCAAATATAAAATGGCAAAACCTTGATTTAGAAGATTCTAATGTTTGGAAACGGGAAGGGATGGCAAAATACATCAAATCGACGAAAGCCCAAGACCTTGTCCAAGTGTTTATGTCTGGGCACTTATTTGGAAAATCTTGGAATGGGAAAACATTTAACCTCCGGGACTTTTCCAATGAAGACCAGGTGGGATCGGTAGAAAGCCCTACAATCTTAAATTTGTACTTTTAGTTTTCTGGGGATTGTTCTGATTTTTTAGATTTTTAATTTTAGTGCCGGGCCTAAAATCGATTTGACAGGGCATTCCTTTCCCCAAAAATTTTCAGAGTTATGCCACAGAAGTCCCTTCCAAAAAATGAGTTCTATGTAAAATGCCCTTTGTATTCTAAAGGACTCTCTATTTGTCCTAGTTCCAAAGACCGTTTACAGACAGAGGATTTAGAAAGGCTGACTTCACATTGTATCACTGATACTTATAAAACTTGTGATATCTTTTCTGCGAAAAAAGAAAAGGAACAGGCAGCCTAACCATCACTCAGTTTTCTTACTTTTTTGAAATAATCGTAAATCATCCAGTCTTCTGCTGAAAAATTAAGGTCATCTAACACAAGTTCTCCTCGTTTACTTTCGTAAACGATTCTGTCACCAGCGACTCCCCACAATCTTTCAATAAAAAATGGAAAATGTTCCTTTTTTCCTGAGACCTTCCATTTCATTGGTTGGTTGGGATCGTTTTGGTTGGTGGCGATAAATTCATCTTTTCCACTCATTCGCCAGGAAAAAGCTTCTCGAGTGACAATAGGAATTCCTCGGTTGATTGATGGATTTTTCCCTTGGTGGTAAACGACTTCTTTTAAATAGAGGTCACCGATTTTTCCACCGACAACATATCCGGAAATTCCGTTATTATAATAAAATCTAGGAAGGACGATGTCTTTCGATAAAAGATTCACTCGTTTGGATTCTAAGTTTAAAAAAAATAAATTGTATGATCCGCCAATTCCTGACCATATCAAAAATTCATTACCAATCGATGTTATGTGAAAGTGTGTTTTTAGTTTTGGATAAGGAGTAGGAAATACATCCCCTACAATATATTTTTCTGGTTTAGAAGTTTTGCCTGTTTTTTCGACAAACAATTGGTTTTCAAAAAAATACAATAACAAGTCACCTGAATTGGTAATGGCCATCCCTGTTTTACAAGGGATATGAACAATGGACTCATGTTCCAATGAAGAATCAGCAGTGGAATAACCAAATAAGGCACATCCACCATATTGTTTTAGCGGATATTGAACCGCCACAAAATTTCCGTTAGCTGATATCTGTATCGAATCTGGTCTTAGTTTTAATTCAATGGAATTTCGACTGTCATTTACCAAATCTTTAAAATATAGAGTTTTGTTTTCTGTCCAAATGATTTTGGTTCTGTCTTCGGAAAGTGCAAATAAACGAGGTTGGTTTGGTTTATTTTTGGATAGGACTTCTGAAGTAGGGCGATTGGCTGAGAGCCTATCTTGTAATAGAGCTAGGGCTTTTTCGTATTTTTCTTTTGAAATTAAATCTTCAATTTCCGAGACTAAGGATTCATGTTTGGATTGGCAAGAGAAAAGAAATAAAACAAAAACAGAGATTAAAAAAGAAAATAACTTCACTGAGACTCCAAAAATTCTCGAATTTCTTCGGCATGGATTTCTTTAGAAAATAACTCCATAGCAGTTTTGCCAACACGTTTTGTATCGTAATAAGCAAAGGTTCCTGTCACAACCGCGCCTCCGATTGGGATCCAACGAGCAAATTGTTTGCGGATGATGGATTTGGATATCATTAAACCCAATTTTTCCAAAACAGTTTGAAATGCCCTAACGGTTGTTGGGCGAATTAAAATTTTTAAGGATGATTCTTCGATGATTTTTCGAAATACTTGTGCTCCTCCATGTTTAAAGAGGCAATAGAGTAACAATTCTTTTGTGACCTGGACTTCCTTCCCATAAAGGGCAGCTATGTCCAAAATCAAATGCCCTTGGATACGGTACACCAAAAGTAACTCAGGTAGGATACTCAGAATCCCCAAAGGGCCAGGAGGAAGGGAACAAGTGGCACTGACGAGCCCTGACTTAAAAGAAGCATTTTGAACCAATTCTTGGATGAGATTGTCTGGAGGTTGGATTGTGGGCGCATAAGGACTTCTGTAGTCCTCTAGACCGGCAAATAATTCGATAAGACCCTCTAAAAAACCTTTGGATTTGACCTGAGATGGTGTTTCGTTCACGGGTTTCTGAATTCCTCATTAGATTTTGGTTTATCAAAAACAGGCATTCTATATCCTTTCCATAGACATGATAGATAGATTGAAAAAAATTCAAGAAAAATACCTGCGTATCGAGGATGAGCTCGCCAAAGCCACCGCATCCGATACATTGAAGAATCTATCGAAAGAAAGATCTCGCCTAACGCCCGTATACACAAAAGCTGATGAATATTTAAAAATAACTAAAGATTGCAGTGATGCAAAATCACTTCTTGAATCCGAAAATGATCCTGACATGCATGCCATGTTGAAATCGGAAATAGAAGTAGGTGAAAAAAGGTTAGAAGAGTTAGCCAAAGAACTCGAAATCATGTTATTACCTCCAGACCCAAATTCTGGAAAAAGTATCCTTGTAGAAATTCGTGCTGGAACAGGTGGAGAAGAATCCGGATTGTTTTGTGCCGATTTATTCCGTATGTACAACAAGTATGCTGATAAACAGGGAATCAGAGCAGAAATCATCGATGCCAGTCCGACGGGGATAGGTGGTTTTAAAGAAATTGTATTTTCATTAGATGATGATAAAGCCTATGATTTATTTAAATTTGAATCGGGCACTCATCGTGTACAAAGAATTCCAGAAACGGAATCTGGCGGAAGGATTCATACTTCGGCAGTAACGGTTGCTATACTTCCAGAAGCAGAAGAAAAAGAAGTAGAAATTAGAGAAAGTGACCTTAGGATTGACGTATATCGGTCGTCAGGTGCTGGTGGGCAGCACGTCAACACAACTGACTCTGCTGTTAGGATCACACATATTCCTACTGGCATTGTAGTTGCTTCCCAGGAAGAACGTTCTCAAATTAAAAACCGTGATAAAGCAATGAGGGTTTTACGTGCGAGGATAGTTGACCAAATGGCGGATGCCGCAAAACAAAGCGCAGATGCTTTGAAAAAGGCACAAGTAGGATCAGGAGATAGATCAGAACGAATTCGAACGTATAACTTTCCGCAAGGACGTTGTACAGATCATAGAATTGGTTTTACAAGTCATAATTTGCCAGCCATAATGGAAGGTGATTTGGACGAATTGATTGATGCTTTAGTACAAGAAGACAGATCCAAACGATTGGCAGAAGCAAAAGCGTAAAAATCTTTCCAAATTTTCTTGGAATTCGATTGATTCGGGCCGGTTGAATGTTATATAAAGTAGGTCAGGAAATTTCTTAAATGAATCAATTGAAAAGTATAATCTTTCCCCTTCTTTTCGTAAGTTTTTTATTTGGGAATTGTAAACCTGTCGATGACAATGATCCATTAAGCGATAACCTAGTTTATTTTCTCCTTTTGAATGCAGTAGCCAATGGGAGAGAAGAGAACTGTTTTTTTTCTCCGGTTGGTAGTGGAGATGCTTTATATAATGATCAGTGGCATTTACGAAATGTTGGCCAACTTGGTGGCACTGTTGGTGAGGATGCCAATGTCAATACCATTTGGAATCAAGGAACTTCAGGAAACCAAGTCATCGTAAGTGTTGTCGATGATGGTCTGGACATTCGACATGAA is a window of Leptospira kanakyensis DNA encoding:
- a CDS encoding hydrolase, carbon-nitrogen family protein → MHNLYVPPYKILLFIVLFGFGFFSASLLKNDQTNLPKFDIPKPDISFDFNINLDFNFSKPEVDEEITKPTVPWTEVSIQTNGTDRKYGNLVGIQLVLKPEDFVKEDWWKERIEETLNKGKSSGIFDRKTIVIFPEHTGTGLLYLDEKSRFINADSLESALKTKGENFTVSDLIYLKAEKMADIYVRVFSALAKQYNVPILAGTIILPNPKIIKGNLVLDPKGPLYNVAIPFSADGKLMDPLVKKSVLAEEEVSILTPGEPTQDRVWIVPGWKVAIFIGQEVFDSNLYNRLVGKPIDGLISPSASYPNIKWQNLDLEDSNVWKREGMAKYIKSTKAQDLVQVFMSGHLFGKSWNGKTFNLRDFSNEDQVGSVESPTILNLYF
- the prfA gene encoding peptide chain release factor 1, encoding MIDRLKKIQEKYLRIEDELAKATASDTLKNLSKERSRLTPVYTKADEYLKITKDCSDAKSLLESENDPDMHAMLKSEIEVGEKRLEELAKELEIMLLPPDPNSGKSILVEIRAGTGGEESGLFCADLFRMYNKYADKQGIRAEIIDASPTGIGGFKEIVFSLDDDKAYDLFKFESGTHRVQRIPETESGGRIHTSAVTVAILPEAEEKEVEIRESDLRIDVYRSSGAGGQHVNTTDSAVRITHIPTGIVVASQEERSQIKNRDKAMRVLRARIVDQMADAAKQSADALKKAQVGSGDRSERIRTYNFPQGRCTDHRIGFTSHNLPAIMEGDLDELIDALVQEDRSKRLAEAKA